The region TCGCCGCCGTCCCCCTGGCTGCCCTGAGAGTCGTGAAGGGCGCGGAAGCATTGAGGCTGTATCAGTTTGGTTCCATGACAGCCAAACACTATTTTTGCTCTGTCTGCGGCATCTATACACACCACCAGCGGCGATCGAATCCACAGGAATACGGCTACAACGTGGGGTGTCTCGAGGGCGTGGACCCGTACCAAATTCCGAACATTCGCGTCAGCGATGGCGTGCATCATCCGTTGGACCGCAGTGCTTCGTAGCACGTTCAAAAGCCATCGCAGTGAAGCTCCTCAGGCGTTTGGCGAAAGAAGCGTTCATGCCCCTCAAGGATTCCACCAAGCGAATTCGAGCCGTCTTCTTCGACTACGACGGCGTGCTCACCACCGACAAGACGGGTTCGCTCACCACCTGCCGGTACCTGAGTGAGCGCACGGGCATCGATGTGGCCACCCTCTCGGATGCGCTTCGCCCCTACAACGAGGATCTCACGCTCGGCCGGGTGTCGCATGCGGACGTGTGGCCTGACGTGTGCAAGGCGCTCGGCCAGTCGATTTCCATGGACTTGCTTGCGCCGGCATTCGGGAGCACTCCCGTCGACGAGCCGATGTTCAGCCTCGCGAGAGCGCTGAAGCAGTTCTGCCGGGTCGGCATCATCACCGACAACAAGAAGGACCGGATCGACTACCTGCGCCAGGCCCAGCAGCTGGACAGCCTGTTCGACCCGATCGTGGTGTCTGCCGAATTCGGCGCCACGAAGCAGGGCCCCGTCCTGTTCGAGGCCGCGCTGGCGCGTGCCGGGGTCGAAGCGGGAGAAGCCGTTTTCATCGACAACAGCCCGGCCAACCTGATCGCCCCCCGCGCGCTCGGGTTCCATACGTTCCACTTCGACGACGCCACCCGCGACGTTGCCGCGCTACGCTTCTATCTCCAGGAACACCATGGCCTCCCCGCCGGGCCGCGGTCCGCATAACATGGCGCGTCGAACCATGCCGCAACGATCCAACCTCCACCAAGCGCTGGGCCTCATCGGCTGGCTCGCGATTGTCTTTGTCGCGGCCGCCGCGGGCGCGATCGCTTCGGTCGACGCCGCGTCCTTCTATCGCCGGTTGGCCCTTCCCGATTGGGCGCCCCCTGCGTCGGCCTTCGGCCCTGTCTGGTCCGCTCTCTACACGCTGATGGGGGTTGCCATGTGGCTGGTGTGGCGCGAGAGGAGCGCTGGGCATCTGCGCCTGGCGCTGGGCCTGTTCATCACCCAGCTTTGTGCCAATGCGCTCTGGTCCTGGTTGTTCTTCGCATGGCGCAACGGGGCGGCTGCTTTCATGGAGGTGCTGATTCTCCTTGCGCTGATCGTCGCGACGCTGATCGTCTTCTGGCGCATCAACCGACTCGCCGGCGTCCTCATGGTCCCGTATCTGGCGTGGGTTTCGCTGGCGACCGCGCTCACCTGGTCCGTATGGCAACGCAACCCCGCTGCCTTGTAACCCGCGGCGATGCGGTGGGTCGTCTACGCCGCGGGCGTCGTCGCGATCTGGAATGCGCCGTGAAGTCGGCCTGCGGCACCGGTAGACTCAGCTGATGCGATGTCGCAGGACCAGGAGCGAGAAGCAATATGGGACCCATCGATCAAGCGCCCGGCTCTCCACACGAGCGCCAACGTCCGCAGCGGGAATTCAAGACGTTCGGACTGGGAGATCACGTGCGGAAAAAGTCCGGGGCTGCGTGGCAGGGCCGCGTTGTCGGCTGGTACAGCACGACGCTCACCCCCGAAGGCTATGCCGTGGAGTCCGAGGCGCATCCGGGCTCCGTACAAATCTACCCCGTCGGCGCGCTCGAGCGCGTGGCGTGAAGTGCGGATGAAAGTCGACCAGCACCCGTGGGCGGGCCGGAGCACGGCGGAACTCGACGCCTTGTTCACCGGGAGGCAAAACGAGTGGTGGGACGAGTTCTACGCGAACCGCACCCGGCCCGTGCCCTTCTTCGGGCCCCAGCCCGACGAAAACCTGGCGGCCTGGGTTCGCGACGGAACGCTCGCGCCGGGCAAGGCCCTCGACCTGGGTTCGGGCAATGGGCGTAACGCCATCTTCCTCGCAAAATCCGGTTTCGACGTGGAGGGCATCGACTACTCCGCCAACGCGGTCGAATGGGCGAAGCAACGGGCCAGGGAAGCTGGTGCCAACGTCCGCTTCACCCAGGCGTCCGTGTTCGACGTTTCGATTCCGCCCGCATCCTATGACCTGGTCTACGACTCCGGCTGCTTTCATCACATGCCGCCCCACCGGCGCGCCGACTACATTGCACTGGTGGCCGGCGCGCTGAAGCCCGGCGGCTGGCTGGGCATGACCTGCTTCCGGCCCGAAGGCGGTAGCGGGCTGTCCGACGAAGAGGTCTACGAGCGCGAGACACTCGGCGGGGGCCTGGGCTACACCGAGGCCCGGCTGCGCGAGTTGTGGTCCGGTGCGTTCACGATCGTGGGCGTGCGCCAGATGCAGGAAGCTCCGCAGGGCGGCGGTGTTTTCGGGAAATCATTTCTTTGGACCATGCTCGCGCGAAAATAATCCCATGACCATCGAAACCGATCCCATCGTGGTCACGCGGCATTGATCTCGCCTCGCGCGGCTTTCACGGCCGCGCGGTAATATTCCTCGACCTGTCGTTGAGGATTCCCGATGATCGTCGCCTTCACATCCTTCAAGTTGCCCAAGCCCATCACGCGCGAGGAAGCGCGGGCGATCTTCCTGAGCACGGCACCCACATACCGCGGTGTGCCGGGCTTGTTCCGCAAGCACTATGTGCTGTCGGAAGACGGGGGCACGGCCGGGGGGGTGTACCTCTGGAATTCGAAAGCGGAGGCCGAGGCGATGTACACGGATGCCTGGCGGGCATTCGTGCGCGGCAAGTACGGCACCGATCCGTCCGTCACCTACTTCGACAGCCCGGTGCTCGTCGACAACCTCTCGCAGCAGATCCTTTCCGACGCGTAGTGCCAGGGAGGCGCGATGGCGAAGACAGAAACAAACACGGGCCCGGCGGCCTCGGAGCTGATCACCGGCAAGATCGCCCAGCTGGCCGACTGGCGCGGCGACACGCTCGCGCGCATGCGCAAGCTGATTCAGCAGGCCGTGCCCGATGTGGTCGAGGAATGGAAGTGGATGGGCACTCCGGTGTGGTCGCACGATGGCATCATCTGCACCGGCGAGTCGTACAAGAGCGTGGTGAAGCTCACCTTCGCGAAAGGTGCCTCGCTGAAGGATCCCGCGGGCCTCTTCAATTCGAGCCTCGACGGCAACGTGCGCCGCGCCATCGACATCAAGGAAGGCGAGACGGTGGACGCCACGGCGTTCAAGGCGCTGGTGCGTGAGGCGGCCTCGTTCAATACGGCCGCGAAGAAATCCAAACCGGCGAAGAAGGCGAAGGCCTGAATGCCCTTCGATCCGAAGTCGACCTACGTGCATCTCGGCACCGGTGGAGAGGCGCAGCAGCTGCCGGGTGGCGACGCGTTCTGGGCTCTTCCCGAGGCCCTCGCCGCTCTGGGCGAGGGTTGGCTCACCTCCGCGAAGATCCACGTGCCGACCCGGATGCTGCACGTGACGCGGGGCGCGGGCACGCAGACCCGCCCGGCCGCCTGACCTTGCCCGCGGCGCGCGAATCGGCGAAGCTCGGCCCCATCACTCGATCCGATTCAAGGAGCTCATTCATGTCCGACAGAACCGTCCGCCTGCATCGCGTCATCGCAGCAAAGGCCGACCGCATCTACCGTGCATTCCTTACCCCGGATGCGATGGCCAAGTGGCTGCCGCCTCACGGCTTCACCGGGCATGTCCACCAGATGGACGCGAAGGTCGGCGGCACCTGGCGCATGTCGTTCACCAACTTCACGTCGGGCAACAGCCACTCCTTCGGCGGCAAGTACCTCGAGCTCGTGCCGAACGAACGCCTGCGCTACAGCAGCGTCTTCGATGACCCGAACCTCCCGGGGGAGATGGTGACCACCGTCACCCTGCGCCAGACGCCGATGGGCGTC is a window of Caenimonas aquaedulcis DNA encoding:
- a CDS encoding SRPBCC family protein, with protein sequence MSDRTVRLHRVIAAKADRIYRAFLTPDAMAKWLPPHGFTGHVHQMDAKVGGTWRMSFTNFTSGNSHSFGGKYLELVPNERLRYSSVFDDPNLPGEMVTTVTLRQTPMGVEMHVSQENIPAVIPLEACYLGWQQSLTLLNQLVEPEIPG
- a CDS encoding HAD-IA family hydrolase, encoding MPLKDSTKRIRAVFFDYDGVLTTDKTGSLTTCRYLSERTGIDVATLSDALRPYNEDLTLGRVSHADVWPDVCKALGQSISMDLLAPAFGSTPVDEPMFSLARALKQFCRVGIITDNKKDRIDYLRQAQQLDSLFDPIVVSAEFGATKQGPVLFEAALARAGVEAGEAVFIDNSPANLIAPRALGFHTFHFDDATRDVAALRFYLQEHHGLPAGPRSA
- a CDS encoding TspO/MBR family protein — protein: MPQRSNLHQALGLIGWLAIVFVAAAAGAIASVDAASFYRRLALPDWAPPASAFGPVWSALYTLMGVAMWLVWRERSAGHLRLALGLFITQLCANALWSWLFFAWRNGAAAFMEVLILLALIVATLIVFWRINRLAGVLMVPYLAWVSLATALTWSVWQRNPAAL
- a CDS encoding YdhR family protein, with amino-acid sequence MIVAFTSFKLPKPITREEARAIFLSTAPTYRGVPGLFRKHYVLSEDGGTAGGVYLWNSKAEAEAMYTDAWRAFVRGKYGTDPSVTYFDSPVLVDNLSQQILSDA
- the dfrB gene encoding trimethoprim-resistant dihydrofolate reductase DfrB, which translates into the protein MGPIDQAPGSPHERQRPQREFKTFGLGDHVRKKSGAAWQGRVVGWYSTTLTPEGYAVESEAHPGSVQIYPVGALERVA
- a CDS encoding GFA family protein; translation: MIKQVGNTLIEAKHRASCHCGAVILELDLPDGIVDPGRCNCSICRRKGAVVAAVPLAALRVVKGAEALRLYQFGSMTAKHYFCSVCGIYTHHQRRSNPQEYGYNVGCLEGVDPYQIPNIRVSDGVHHPLDRSAS
- a CDS encoding class I SAM-dependent methyltransferase → MKVDQHPWAGRSTAELDALFTGRQNEWWDEFYANRTRPVPFFGPQPDENLAAWVRDGTLAPGKALDLGSGNGRNAIFLAKSGFDVEGIDYSANAVEWAKQRAREAGANVRFTQASVFDVSIPPASYDLVYDSGCFHHMPPHRRADYIALVAGALKPGGWLGMTCFRPEGGSGLSDEEVYERETLGGGLGYTEARLRELWSGAFTIVGVRQMQEAPQGGGVFGKSFLWTMLARK
- a CDS encoding DUF1801 domain-containing protein; protein product: MAKTETNTGPAASELITGKIAQLADWRGDTLARMRKLIQQAVPDVVEEWKWMGTPVWSHDGIICTGESYKSVVKLTFAKGASLKDPAGLFNSSLDGNVRRAIDIKEGETVDATAFKALVREAASFNTAAKKSKPAKKAKA